From a region of the Laspinema palackyanum D2c genome:
- a CDS encoding DNA cytosine methyltransferase, translating into MTDSIKFIDLFAGIGGFRLAFEKAGYHCVYSCEINEACQKVYYQNFGDVPEKDITTLDIQNIPNHAVLTAGFPCQPFSISGKRNGFKDTRGTLFFHLCKIIEIKKPQVIVLENVKHLLHLDQGQVLETILYSLEDLGYCVSYNLLNSKDFQLPQNRERVIIIGTLNQQFNFDLITPKLSPPSLEQFLDKEGPFEYLKPEEYTLIDNPKPQISGLIFVGYRNKNIWKTGIRPNTEHLSRVHRQPNRIYSVKGVHPTLPSQETSGRFFIYIPEENAVRKLTLNECYRIMGFPDNFTRHSSIGECYKQIGNSVCISMIHELAVQIKQQNLL; encoded by the coding sequence GTGACTGATTCAATTAAATTTATTGACTTATTTGCTGGAATTGGAGGATTCCGTCTTGCCTTTGAAAAAGCAGGCTATCATTGTGTTTACTCCTGTGAAATTAATGAAGCTTGCCAGAAAGTTTATTATCAAAATTTTGGGGATGTACCCGAAAAAGACATTACTACTTTAGATATTCAAAATATTCCCAATCATGCTGTTTTAACAGCGGGTTTTCCTTGTCAGCCTTTTAGTATATCCGGAAAACGTAATGGCTTTAAGGACACGCGAGGAACCCTATTTTTTCATTTATGCAAAATTATTGAAATAAAAAAACCTCAAGTGATTGTCTTGGAAAATGTTAAGCATCTCCTGCATCTTGACCAAGGCCAGGTTTTAGAGACGATTCTTTATTCCTTAGAAGACTTAGGATATTGTGTCAGTTATAATTTATTGAATTCTAAAGATTTCCAATTGCCCCAAAATCGAGAGCGGGTGATTATTATTGGCACTTTAAATCAACAATTTAATTTTGATTTAATTACGCCAAAACTTTCTCCTCCTAGTCTTGAACAATTCTTAGATAAGGAAGGACCGTTTGAATATTTAAAGCCTGAAGAATACACGCTAATCGACAATCCTAAACCCCAAATTTCAGGTTTAATTTTTGTCGGATATCGTAATAAAAATATTTGGAAAACCGGGATTAGACCGAATACAGAACATCTGTCGAGAGTTCATAGACAACCGAATCGGATTTATTCTGTTAAAGGGGTTCATCCGACTTTACCCTCTCAGGAAACATCAGGCCGCTTTTTTATCTATATCCCTGAAGAAAATGCTGTGCGGAAATTAACTCTGAATGAATGTTATAGAATTATGGGGTTTCCCGATAATTTCACAAGACATTCTAGTATTGGAGAATGCTATAAACAGATTGGTAATTCCGTTTGTATTTCAATGATTCATGAATTAGCTGTTCAAATTAAACAGCAAAATTTATTATAA